In Vibrio alfacsensis, the following proteins share a genomic window:
- a CDS encoding HAD family hydrolase: MVRWAPLEIIKLSFGDSESPEQRAKAIFHSETWLALNKGFITEYEAKSQYQKELGLSELECEKLFYYVKQSQILIFGTIELIQRIKTAGYNVYALTDNVHEIVSYLKSTYEFWPLFDGATVSAEVGLLKPQPEIYQTLLNSFDLFASETVFIDDMPYNVEGAQSVGMSAIQFSDSEQCEQALKLLGLSF, translated from the coding sequence ATCGTTCGATGGGCTCCACTAGAAATCATCAAACTAAGCTTTGGGGATAGCGAGTCACCTGAACAACGGGCTAAAGCAATTTTTCATTCTGAAACTTGGCTCGCGCTTAACAAAGGCTTTATCACGGAGTACGAAGCGAAATCTCAATACCAAAAAGAGCTAGGATTATCAGAGTTAGAATGCGAAAAGCTGTTTTATTATGTCAAACAATCGCAAATTTTGATTTTCGGTACCATTGAGTTGATTCAACGTATTAAAACTGCTGGCTACAATGTTTACGCGCTAACAGACAACGTTCATGAAATCGTATCCTATTTGAAGTCAACTTATGAATTTTGGCCATTATTTGATGGTGCAACCGTATCTGCGGAAGTTGGACTATTAAAACCTCAGCCAGAAATATATCAAACCTTGTTAAACAGCTTTGATCTTTTTGCTTCAGAAACTGTGTTTATTGACGACATGCCCTACAACGTTGAGGGCGCACAATCTGTCGGAATGTCTGCCATCCAGTTCAGTGACTCAGAACAATGTGAACAAGCGCTCAAGTTGTTGGGTTTGAGCTTCTAA
- a CDS encoding glutathione S-transferase, protein MESHLLPILYSLHNCPYAIRARFAVLKAQQKVLIRSVKLDNKPKEMLDASPKGSVPVLVFTSQEQQNSQDEKKTHVLEESLEIMIWVLSINDPDNLLRADTPQALPTMLTIIEEFENHFVPALNAFGCAKRYHEKNACELRNACEIELSKLEVKLNEHAFLFSAEESLVDIALLPFLRKYARIDKQWFRNSPYPKLKAWL, encoded by the coding sequence ATGGAGAGTCATTTGTTGCCCATTTTATATTCACTGCACAATTGCCCTTATGCCATCCGAGCGAGATTTGCTGTGCTTAAGGCTCAGCAAAAAGTACTCATCCGCTCAGTTAAGCTCGATAACAAACCAAAAGAGATGTTAGACGCCTCGCCAAAGGGCAGTGTCCCGGTTTTAGTTTTCACTTCACAGGAGCAGCAAAACAGCCAAGACGAAAAGAAAACTCACGTACTGGAAGAAAGTCTCGAGATCATGATTTGGGTATTGTCGATAAATGACCCTGACAACCTATTGAGAGCGGATACCCCACAAGCGCTGCCAACCATGCTTACGATAATAGAAGAGTTTGAGAATCACTTTGTTCCAGCACTCAATGCCTTTGGGTGTGCCAAACGCTATCATGAAAAAAACGCTTGTGAACTTCGCAATGCGTGCGAAATTGAACTTTCCAAGCTCGAAGTAAAGCTAAATGAGCACGCGTTCTTGTTTTCGGCAGAGGAGAGTTTAGTCGACATCGCGCTTCTGCCATTTTTGCGTAAGTACGCTCGAATTGACAAACAGTGGTTTCGCAATAGCCCTTATCCTAAGTTAAAAGCGTGGTTGTAG